One Fibrobacter sp. UWB10 DNA segment encodes these proteins:
- a CDS encoding LysE family translocator gives MLEFFIAALVVAVAPGPDNLFVLAQSATHGAKAGFCVICGLCTGIVIQVTLLVLGVSALIAASPKAFFVMQCLGATYLLYLAYKSFRVRAGTVKLNENGERLPLRKLYLRGIIMNITNPKAVLFALSFIPPAVKMDSPLNPTVQMAILGAEFILATFIVFGSVALLAGAVKKFMLKSPKANRNLNWFSGVVFVLLAVALFAL, from the coding sequence ATGCTTGAATTTTTCATTGCTGCGCTTGTGGTGGCGGTTGCTCCCGGCCCCGATAACCTGTTTGTGCTTGCGCAAAGTGCAACTCATGGTGCCAAAGCGGGTTTTTGCGTAATTTGCGGCCTTTGCACGGGTATTGTCATCCAGGTGACCTTGCTGGTGCTTGGTGTTTCGGCTTTAATTGCCGCAAGCCCGAAAGCGTTCTTTGTCATGCAGTGCCTGGGTGCGACTTACCTGCTTTATTTGGCGTACAAGAGTTTCCGGGTGCGTGCCGGAACCGTGAAATTAAATGAAAATGGCGAGCGTTTGCCTCTTCGCAAACTCTACTTGCGCGGCATTATCATGAACATCACGAACCCGAAGGCGGTGTTGTTCGCGCTTTCGTTCATTCCGCCGGCTGTTAAAATGGATAGCCCGTTGAATCCGACCGTTCAAATGGCGATTCTCGGGGCGGAATTTATTCTGGCGACTTTTATTGTGTTCGGCTCGGTAGCGCTTTTGGCGGGTGCCGTCAAGAAGTTTATGCTCAAGAGCCCGAAGGCGAACCGCAACCTCAATTGGTTCAGCGGTGTCGTATTCGTGCTTCTCGCAGTCGCGTTGTTCGCACTATAA
- a CDS encoding bifunctional oligoribonuclease/PAP phosphatase NrnA, producing MKIDELLSEAKTVAIFGHVRPDGDCVGSTTGIYNYIKDNYPGISVDLYLENFPDSYKILRGASDAQSTWTAESNGGKPYDLAFLMDTPSFERVGAGGAECIKAAKKTINIDHHISNPLNLCTLNLVEPEASSASEVLYVNLDKAKISRDTASSLYLGIVHDTGAFKYSCTGKRTMQVVGDLIEAGVDFAKIVNETYYTRTYKQTLITGYAMQQCKLGLGGKVVYSYITPEDMERFGVTPVELSTVIDTIREVGGTEVALLLYPVNGKYKISLRSNYFVDVNAIAKEFGGGGHTRAAGGDTSDAPEVAIEKILKLIEKQL from the coding sequence ATGAAGATCGATGAATTATTAAGCGAAGCGAAGACTGTGGCCATTTTCGGGCATGTGCGCCCGGACGGCGACTGCGTGGGTTCTACCACGGGCATTTACAACTACATCAAGGACAACTATCCGGGCATTAGCGTGGATCTGTACCTTGAAAACTTCCCCGACAGCTACAAGATTTTGCGTGGGGCAAGCGATGCCCAATCCACCTGGACAGCCGAAAGCAATGGCGGCAAGCCTTACGACTTGGCATTCCTGATGGACACCCCAAGCTTTGAACGCGTAGGCGCAGGCGGTGCCGAATGTATCAAGGCCGCCAAGAAGACCATCAACATCGACCACCATATTTCTAACCCGCTGAATCTTTGCACCCTGAACCTGGTAGAGCCCGAAGCAAGCTCCGCCAGCGAGGTTCTATACGTAAACCTCGACAAGGCTAAAATCAGCCGCGACACCGCCAGTTCCCTGTACCTCGGAATTGTACACGACACCGGCGCCTTCAAGTACAGCTGCACCGGCAAGCGCACCATGCAGGTGGTGGGTGACTTGATTGAAGCTGGCGTCGACTTCGCAAAAATCGTGAACGAGACTTACTACACCCGCACCTACAAGCAGACGCTCATTACGGGCTATGCCATGCAACAATGCAAGCTCGGCTTGGGCGGCAAAGTCGTTTACAGCTACATCACGCCCGAAGACATGGAACGCTTCGGTGTCACGCCCGTGGAACTTTCCACCGTCATTGACACCATCCGCGAAGTCGGCGGCACCGAAGTGGCCTTGCTTTTGTACCCCGTAAACGGGAAGTACAAAATCAGCCTCCGCAGCAACTACTTTGTAGACGTAAACGCTATCGCCAAGGAATTCGGCGGAGGCGGCCACACCCGAGCCGCCGGCGGTGACACCAGCGACGCCCCCGAAGTGGCCATCGAAAAAATTCTGAAGCTGATTGAAAAGCAATTATAG
- a CDS encoding HAD family hydrolase: MKLLFTDLDGTLLTDDKQILDVDMKAIEGMLERGHKLVLCTGRPLTSAKQLAQKYGFDKPGFFLVSFNGGLIYDYATEQSILTRYIPVESVKFIMDAAHRAGMHAHTYSGDLVVSEYETEQLKTYCRLMKMDYVVVKDIRDYYGEFINVVVKPPIKVNIITPFDHDSLLDFRTEMRKTTAGKLFDVFSKPEMLEFSHMQSNKGDAVLFMADFYKVPLSDTIAVGDEENDCPMIEAAGVGVAMLNASPVAKKAANYVTTVDNNHGGIAEVIEKFVI, encoded by the coding sequence ATGAAACTCCTTTTTACAGATCTTGATGGTACGCTCCTGACCGACGACAAGCAGATTCTCGATGTGGACATGAAGGCTATCGAGGGTATGCTTGAACGCGGGCACAAACTGGTGCTCTGCACCGGGCGTCCGCTCACGAGTGCAAAACAGCTTGCGCAAAAGTACGGCTTCGACAAGCCGGGCTTTTTCCTGGTGAGTTTCAACGGCGGGCTCATTTACGATTACGCCACCGAACAGTCTATTCTAACGCGTTACATCCCGGTAGAATCGGTCAAGTTCATTATGGATGCAGCTCACCGTGCGGGCATGCATGCGCACACCTACTCGGGCGACTTGGTGGTTTCGGAATACGAAACGGAACAGCTCAAAACCTACTGCCGGCTAATGAAGATGGATTACGTGGTCGTCAAGGATATTCGCGACTACTACGGCGAATTCATCAATGTGGTCGTCAAGCCGCCTATCAAGGTGAATATCATTACGCCTTTCGATCACGATAGCCTGCTGGATTTCCGCACCGAAATGCGCAAGACTACGGCGGGCAAACTCTTTGACGTGTTCAGCAAGCCTGAAATGCTCGAATTTTCGCACATGCAGTCTAACAAGGGCGATGCGGTGCTGTTTATGGCCGATTTTTACAAGGTCCCGCTTTCGGACACTATTGCCGTGGGCGACGAAGAAAACGATTGCCCCATGATCGAGGCCGCTGGGGTGGGGGTGGCAATGCTGAATGCCTCTCCGGTTGCCAAAAAAGCTGCCAATTACGTGACTACGGTTGACAATAACCACGGTGGAATTGCTGAAGTTATTGAAAAATTCGTGATTTAG
- a CDS encoding diguanylate cyclase produces the protein MDKGQIDLVCDVISQNFPDSIYMGCSTGGNIVDGRMSNAEISVICTIFEYPTTQLKLLQYTISADNVVDVVESIKEEIKANPWAKAVELQLTTLGVSMTPFCDAFKDVDPSIAIFGGGAINPSLTSTETCVFSNVGGYSGKGMLVLLMGGDDFFVHTSHVIGWKPLGREFVVTKAVGPVLYELDGMPAYEIYHRYLNIPNDEHFIYNTLEFPLFYKRNGIDIMRSPVACNEDGSVVMSSDIEEGVKVRLAYGDPWTILASVRKDGRDVGVFSPEIIKVFSCVVRRIFWGKEEISGETLPLQSIASTSGFYSSSEFLRTGCCVNQHNATLVIAGMREGSGGDRYDFEMPQEAFSGKVSMINRLATFIDVTAQEQAETYAKLQLTSITDSLSEVFNRGEIQRRITRCVELGRPGCLVMLDIDNFKQINDIWGHKEGDVVIQEISHVLRRVADETGVSGVEAANFDMVDFRAMCAKEFELHGGNALRPVPVIMDVKSPIGRWGGEEFMVLLQDSSLKTAIDFADRVRVAFNDITFEKAGRRSVSAGVTELRRGESADTALVRVDKALYRAKKNGKNCVVVSEGENDG, from the coding sequence ATGGATAAGGGGCAAATTGATCTTGTCTGCGACGTTATTTCGCAGAATTTCCCGGATTCCATTTACATGGGCTGCTCTACGGGCGGCAATATTGTAGATGGGCGAATGTCTAATGCCGAAATTTCGGTTATTTGTACGATTTTTGAATATCCAACGACACAGCTGAAGTTGTTGCAGTATACCATTAGTGCAGATAATGTCGTTGATGTGGTTGAGAGCATAAAAGAAGAAATCAAGGCGAATCCATGGGCGAAGGCTGTTGAATTGCAACTGACGACTCTTGGTGTATCCATGACTCCGTTCTGCGATGCGTTCAAAGATGTGGATCCTTCGATTGCAATTTTTGGCGGTGGCGCCATTAATCCGAGTTTGACTAGTACAGAAACCTGCGTGTTTTCGAATGTGGGAGGGTATTCTGGAAAGGGAATGCTTGTTTTGTTGATGGGCGGTGATGACTTTTTTGTCCATACTTCTCACGTGATTGGCTGGAAACCCCTTGGCCGTGAATTTGTCGTGACTAAGGCTGTAGGCCCCGTGCTTTATGAATTGGATGGCATGCCTGCTTATGAAATTTATCATCGCTATTTGAATATTCCGAACGACGAACATTTTATTTATAACACGTTGGAATTCCCGCTGTTCTACAAGCGCAACGGAATCGATATCATGCGTTCGCCTGTGGCCTGTAATGAAGACGGTTCTGTGGTCATGTCGTCGGATATCGAAGAAGGCGTGAAAGTGCGCCTTGCCTATGGTGACCCGTGGACGATTCTTGCGAGTGTCCGGAAAGATGGCCGCGATGTCGGGGTGTTTAGCCCTGAAATTATCAAGGTCTTTTCTTGTGTGGTTCGTCGAATTTTCTGGGGCAAAGAAGAAATTAGCGGTGAAACGCTCCCGCTACAGAGCATTGCGTCTACTTCGGGCTTTTATTCCTCTAGCGAATTCTTGCGTACGGGCTGTTGCGTGAATCAGCATAATGCAACCCTTGTGATAGCGGGAATGCGCGAAGGCAGTGGCGGGGACCGTTACGATTTTGAAATGCCTCAGGAGGCTTTCTCGGGCAAGGTTTCCATGATTAACCGCCTGGCCACCTTTATTGACGTGACGGCTCAGGAACAAGCCGAAACTTATGCGAAACTGCAGTTGACCTCTATTACGGATTCCTTGTCAGAGGTGTTTAACCGAGGTGAAATCCAACGCCGAATTACCAGATGTGTGGAATTAGGGCGGCCTGGTTGCCTGGTGATGCTTGATATCGATAATTTTAAACAAATTAACGATATCTGGGGCCACAAGGAAGGCGATGTTGTCATTCAAGAAATTAGCCATGTCTTGCGAAGGGTTGCCGATGAAACCGGTGTATCCGGGGTTGAAGCCGCCAATTTTGATATGGTTGATTTCCGGGCCATGTGTGCAAAGGAATTTGAACTTCATGGTGGTAATGCCTTGCGGCCTGTACCGGTAATTATGGATGTGAAATCTCCTATTGGCCGTTGGGGAGGCGAAGAATTCATGGTGCTTTTGCAGGATTCCTCGTTAAAAACGGCTATAGATTTTGCTGATAGGGTGCGTGTCGCGTTCAATGATATTACATTTGAAAAAGCTGGACGTCGTTCCGTGAGTGCCGGTGTAACCGAACTTCGGAGGGGCGAAAGCGCTGATACCGCATTAGTTCGCGTCGATAAGGCTCTTTACAGGGCCAAGAAAAATGGCAAGAACTGCGTTGTGGTGTCTGAAGGAGAAAATGATGGATAG